The Dongia rigui genome includes the window TCAGCCTGGGCGGGCGCAAGATTGCCGGTCTCGCTCAGCGCCGGCGCCGCACTGCCGATGGCGGCCAGGCGGTCCTCGCCCATGCCTGCCTGCTGGTCGATGGTGATCTGTCGGTTCCCTTCGCGGCGCTGGCTGCATTCGAAGACGCTTTCATGCCGGCGCGCAAATGGCGCATCAATGCCGCGACGACAATCGCGGCACACCGGTCCGCTCAAGACAATATTGCCGACGTGACACGCGCCATCGGCGACAGCTTGCGCCGCGACGAATCCCCCGCTTACATCGTGGCAACGCCAACCAAAGCATGAGCCGCTGATATGTCGACCGCGCCTGAGCCCATCGCCGCCGAGATCACCTATGACGATTTCCGCAAGGTCGACATCCGGGTCGGCACGATCGTGGCGGCGGAGCCCTACCCAGAAGCGCGGCGGCCGGCCTATAAGCTCACGATCGATTTCGGGCCCGAGCTCGGGCAGAAGCGATCCTCCGCCCAGATCACCAAGCGCTATACCTTGGATGAACTGGTTGGGCGCCAGGTCGCGGCCGTCGCCAATTTCCCCAAGAAGCAGATCGGCAAATTCATGTCCGAGGTACTGGTGCTTGGCTTCCCGGACGAACATGGCGAAGTCGTGCTCAT containing:
- a CDS encoding tRNA-binding protein, producing the protein MSTAPEPIAAEITYDDFRKVDIRVGTIVAAEPYPEARRPAYKLTIDFGPELGQKRSSAQITKRYTLDELVGRQVAAVANFPKKQIGKFMSEVLVLGFPDEHGEVVLISPTLGIPNGGRLY